From Rhododendron vialii isolate Sample 1 chromosome 7a, ASM3025357v1:
TACCTCTAATGTGCACAAAATAGTTAAATAGGATCATACTATAAATgccgaatttttaaaaataaaaattatttggaaaaagaaaatgtgagCATAACATTGATGATCATCATATAGACATGGAATACTTACACGCAACAAGAGACTAACACGTACATAACGAACCATATGAAATCACTAATTGTTTCAAATATAATACTACCTAGAGCAACTTACGACTACACTAAAAGTAATTAACTATCCTTAAAACTAAATCAACTCTCAAGTATCCACGTACCAAAAAccacttccaagttccaaagccTCATGTTCcttttaaaaacattcaacCAACAAAACTAGATTTATACTATACAATAAAACGAGATTCTTTGTGCAAACGATATACAAGCAGAACTAAAACACACACACTACCCCAACACACCACGTACAgccacacatacacacacatcacCAAAACCACCAAAGCTTCACCGTCTCTTAATACTCTACAATAAAACAAGATTCATTGTGTATACTATACATAAGCAGAAGTCAAAAACCCAAACTACCCTAACTCACCACGTACAGCCACGCATACATACACATCACCAAAACCACcaacactcctctctctctctctctctctctctctctctctctctctctctctcataacaaTCCTCCACCAAATCACATATTCTCCCAAGTAAATTAAATACCAAATCATGCAACCCAATAACTTGATCCCCTCTAAAAATGTTATACCTCCAAAGTAAGGAAACAAACAAGAATAAAATTCGTACCCCGACGGAAGATCGGAAAGGAGTTCGAAAATCGTGGGGTAAGATCGGCTCCAAAGAACCCTAAGACTATGCTGATGCTCTCTTTCGCAAAGCCTTCTCTCAACATTCTATTACAATACAACCCTAGTATGTTTGTGAATTTTTCCTTGAGAGTAACTTTATAAAACTACCCATAACTCACAAAACCCTTACTTCTAGCCGATTGATTACCTAAAGTGCTTAATTATAGTACAccacaaattacaaaaattaattagaCTTGTACCCTCAAATTAATAATAATGACAATTATACCTCTAATGTACACAAAATAGTTAACATATGACCGTACTATAAATGCCgaatttttagcaaaaataattattaggaaaaaaaaaacgttgggCGTAACATTGATGATCATCATATAGACATGGAATACTAACAAGCAACAAGAGACTAACCTGTACATAACTAGCCATAAGAAATCACTGAttgtttcaaaaataatactacCAAGAGAAACTTAGGGCTACCAAAAAAGTAATTAACTATCCTTAAAACTAAATCAACTCTCAAGTCCCTAGTCAACTACCAACCTAAAACTCTTTATCTCCAAGTAGTTTGAACCACGTACGGACGTACCAACCACTTACAAGTTCCAAAGCCTCACGTTCCTTTAAAAAAACATTGAACCAATAACACTAGATTTATACTCTACAATAAAACTAGATTATTTGTGTATACTATATACAACAAGAAGTCAAACACACACACTAACCCAACTCACCACGTAGAgtcacacatacacacaaatcACTAAAACCACCAACACTTCACCGTCATTTCATAATCTACAATAAAACTAGATTCTTTACATAGACTATATACATGTAGAAGTCAAAGACGGACACTACCCCAACTCACCACCTACAGCCACGCATACATAAATACGTCTCCAAAACCACcaacactcctctctctctctctctctctctctctctctctctctctctctctctctctcatccaacaccaaaatcacaaattttCCAAAGTAAATTAAATTCCAAAACATGCAACCCAACAACTTGATCTACTCTAAAAATGTTACTGCTCCAAAGTAAGGAAACAAACAAGAATAATATTACGTAACCCGACGGAAGATCGAGAATGAGTTCAAAAACCATGGTGTAAGATCGGTTCCAAAGAACCCTAAGACTATGACCGATGCTCTCTCTCCCAAAGCCTCTCAATATTCTATCAAAATATAACCCTAGTATGGAGTGAATATCTCCGTGAGAGTAACTTTATAAAACTACCCATAACTCACAAAACCCTTACTTCTAGCCAATTGATTACCTGAGGTAATCAATTATGGTACACCACTAATTACATAATTAATTAGACTTATACCCTCAAATCCATAATAATGACAATTATACCTCTAATGTGCACAAAATAGTTAAATATGATTGTACTATAAATGCCGaatttttagaaataaaaattatttggaaaaagaaaatgtaggCATATCATTGATGATCATATAGACATGGAATACTTACACGCAACAAGAGACTAACCTGTACATAATGAACCATATGGAATCACTAACTGTTTCATATATAATATTACCTAGAGCAACTTACCGCTACCCTAAAAGTAATTAACTATCCTTAAAACTAATTCAACTCTCAAGTATCCACGTACCAAAAACTACTTCCAAGTTCTACAGCCTCTTGttccttttaaaaatattcaaccAACAAAACTAGATTTATACTCTACAATAAAACTAGATTCTTTGTGTATACGATATACAAGCAGAACTCAAACACACACTACCCCAACACACCACGTACAaccacacatacacacacatcacCAAAACCACCAAAGCTTCACCGACTCTTGATACTCTACAATAAAACTAGATTCGTTGTGTATATACTATACATAAGCAGAAGTCAAAAACGCAAACTACCCCAACTCACCCCGTACATCCACGCATACATACACATCACCAAAACCTCCAAcactccccccccccctctctctctctctctctctctctctctctctctctctcataacaaTCCTCCACCAAAATCACATATTCTCCCAAGTAAATTAAATACCAAAACAGGCAACCCAATAACTTGATCCCCTCTAAAAATGTTACTTCTccaaagaaaggaaacaaaccaaaataatattacGTACCCCGACGCTAGATCAAGAACGAGTTCAAAAACCGTGATGTAATATTGGCTCCAAAGAACCCTAAGACTATGGTTGATGCTCTCTCTCAAAAAGCCTTTTCAATATTCTATCAAAATATAACCCTAGTATGATGTGAATATCTCCTTAAGCGTAACTTTATAAAACTACTCATAACTCACAAAACCCTTACTTCTAGCCGATTGATTACCTAAAGTAATTAATTATGGTACACCACTAATTACATAAATTAATTAGACTTATACCCTTCAATCCATAATAATGACAATTATACCTCTAATGTGCACAAAATAGTTAAATAGGATCGTACTATAAAtgccgaattttaaaaaaaatatattatttggaaaaagaaaaggtagggCGTAACATAACTTGCTTTAGATGAGCCTCGGAGCACATTGAGGGATCACCTTTAAGTTTGTGCCAACTTCCATATAGTCCCCAAATATCAGATCCTCCATCACTTTCAACCTATATCAAAGAAAAAATCCAATTGTTAATCTTTATAAATGACAACATTTGCATAGGCCACTCAGCTTTAGAGACTTGTTTCATTCTGTAATTTCTTTATGGCCCACTGGGCATGGATTGCTCTTATCTCAATCATTTGTTGAAGTTAAAGATCTTGTTTATTTAAAGGCCCAAAACCATAGATGTAGATGTTTTACCGCTACAATATTTTACATGCCTACTTTAAGACTACTATAGCTAACTAGAGGTGGCATTTCCAACCCAAACCCATCACCTCAACCAAACCCACCCTGACTGAATGAGGTTTGATTCCATGATTACACTATGGCACTGGGGTACACCAATAACAACCTGCACGTAGATACATTGGTTGTCAAACATCAACGggctaaaaaattgaacttACCCGCCAGTCAACCTGTGAACaagttattccattagaaatcaTGTAGCATATTCATGCAAGAAATACATTATCACTTTTATTACAAGACTCAAAATTGTAACTTAAATGACTTTACATCCTTTTTGTTGCTGCTTTATGTGGCAATAAAATCCAATCGTACTTCAGAAATAAATTGGCCAAACCTAATTATCTGACACACAACCCACATACGAGACAACCTAAAAGGCTTAATAGATTTTCTAGACTGGGTGCCGCCAAATTGAACCCAACCTAACCTGCCTCAGCCAAGTTGGTTAGTTTAGCATGTAAACGATTTCGATCCACCCAATCCTCCAAACCCACCACACACGTTGACTGACAACTTGCTCCTTTACATAAATTCATTAAAATATGTGAATAATACACGTAGGTATGTATATCATGCAATAAGAAAAACCCAAGAGTTGCGTATACTTTATTAGATTAAGGAGAgatgagaaaagaaattaaaggaATATgaacatattaaaaaaaattggccacCTGTCATAAAATTTTCCCAAGCAACTCCACCAAAAGATCAGTTTCTTGTGTTTTAACCAGCACAACTTCTGGATCAGTCGACCCATTAGCACAACCGATGTAAGAATTAACATAAAGAGTTTGGTTGGTATCCTTATCGTCATCTGCGCTAACATGCAATTGAGAATGGCTAGTTTGGGCCCGCCCTTCAATCTCTAGCATCATCCTCTCTAAGAACTATGCATCAGTTCTTTTATTACTAATTATATCTAACACCAGCTTTGTCGCTTCCAGTGCCTACCACGTTAAATCACAGATACTTTCAAATGGAATCAAGAATTCTACATCAATTTTCTACACAAGACGAATGCAGTACCCAAGAAGTCAGATCACTAAGTCAATGTGAATCATTTACACAAGGAACAAACCCAAACAATATGAAGTTGTTGGTGTATCTCATGCACATAATACTACAGCATACCGACTAAGCATTCTATACATGATAGGTATGGTGGGCCAGGATCAATTATCTTATTTGATTATGGATAAAAAAAGACTTAGATGAAATGTTCTGACCTTGCCCACTTCAAGTAACGTACATGGAGGGCAAAGTTTCAGTAGACTAATTCTTTCCCTAGTCATAGATCGTGTCATCAAGCAGAGTTTAGTAAGAAGGGGTGTAACCGTTGTTTGGTCACCTGGGGGATAATGAATGCATCAAAACTAGCAGAACTACATATCCAGGTGCATAACTGTATCTATGACTAGTTTCCTGATAATTAGACACCTCCCACAATGACAGAATCCAGATAAAGAATTATAGGCACCTTCACTCTTAAACCGAAGCTAGACCCATCTTTGGTTACACGTAAATGCAAGGTCAAACAGATACCTATCTAGTACTCAATGAGGGCCACTCCTACAGCACAATTTGGTAGTATATATATTCTTAACATACCCTTGCTCAAGCAAAcacagagaaaaaaagaaaatgataaatCATGAGTAAACCAACTCAGAGAGAATAAATAAATACAGCACAACCTAGCCAGTTGTATGAACGTGTGAACTGGACAACAATGTTGTTCACATCAAATCCTAAACATGCTATATCGGAATCTGCCTCACCTATGACACCctcaatattttcattttttctctcgATGCTTAACATGAAACATGTGCAGAAAGTAAATGGGCCAAAGATCATCTCTTTCATTTGAAACGCATAGGCCAATGCACAGGGATATACCGTGTTTTCCATATGTTTTCGTCATGTCCATATGTAATTTTTACCGATCTATACAACCCTGCTATCTCTATCCAAATCGTGCATAGAATAGTGGAATAAAgtatctaaaaaaataaaattaaacacCGCAACAATTACCCCGTAACCAATCATGCCATATTGTGTACAACCAAAAATAGAGAGGATTAGGAGAGACCTCGTGTTGGGACGAACGACAGTCGGGATAAAacgaagagagaagaggggcATTGTCGGAGACAACAACGAAGCACTTCAAGAGCTTGCAGTAAGCGGACAGGTCTTCTGACCGGAGAAGGAACAACAATGCACTGTCGATCGTTTGGAATTGCCTGTTCTtcacgggggggggggggggagaatgATATATGAACCATGTTACTTTATCTCAAACATTTGAACATACACCATGTCTACAaagtttcaacatatacaccaaGCTTCATAATTTAGATTACATAATCAATgcttaaaatattaaaaaagttCAAATACACATGGCTCGATCATAACATCTAAATACCATGAGTCCCAAGTTCAAGATTACAAATTTCATACGTAAAGTGCTAAGTTTGACCTTATCGCCTTACAAAAGAATATAGGTTGAATGTTTACATCAAAATACTACAAAAAGGAGTCATCAACCATAAATCCTTCCTCTTAAGTCCTTGAATCCTCTTTTGGTCTTGAGATGGTTACAACACATGAGCCAAAGCCCGTAGGATGCAAGCTAAATATATGGATAAGATTAATTAAGCATGATACTCGAAAAACTACGTAGGTCCCCATTTACAGAGTTATTGTATCCAAAAGATAGATTTCTCATCTTTATTCATGAAAAATAAAGTGTCTTACTGTAGGCCTGTAGCCATTCTATTCTAAATCAAAACGCCACAGAAGAACTCACTCATAAGGGCTAAGGAATTTTGAATTAGCCCCAGTGTGAACATATTTTATTATACCCCTATTAACACATCATAGTCCCCAAATGTACACCTTATGAATTTCACTTGTTATATACCCTTcttgatatttaaaaaaaaaaactcattctgACATTTCGCTGAAACACAAATCCATGTTAATATTCATTTTCATATCGTGTACCATTTCGATCATTCCCATTATCACTTTACATTCGTTGTTTCTATCAACAGCTAACTTTCACTATCAAAACACCATTCACAACAAAACTAACATTTTAACAATAATCAAAGAGCTCCCAACTCAATATTCAATGGAACACATTCATATCTACTTGATCAATTTGAAAGATACATATTTCCAAAAAATGCCCGATTATGATAACAACATCTATCAACACATGGTGGCATAAGCCGCATAACTAAAAATTCACATCTCTCTAACATTTCTCTACATGCCCTAAAGTCCATTATCTAGGTAAAATATCACACAATAAAGCCAGGTTATCCTCATCAAATACTATTCTATCAACCAGCATTTCATCGAACACAAGATGGGCATAAATATATCCAAACAACTTCTTGGTTTATTAATTGCTGCATTATAACCTCCTCTAATCAACACAAACTGTATACAAGTAAAGAGAAAGATTATAATAGTTCACCAAACACATCAACCATAATCCAATCAAGCATATTCCCAACCCacttacatatacatatatgcatacaCCTATGCACACACGCATACCCTTATTTTACAATTAACATTTAGGGCATAATAGATATACACCAATGTCGGAGAAAACATAAAGAGAAAGAATTAACAGCACAACTTCTGGATCAGTCTACCCATTAGCACAACCGATGTAAGAATTAACAGAAAGAGTTCGGTTGGTATCCTTATTGTCGTCTGTGCTAACATGCAATTGAGAATGGCTAGTTTTGGCCCAACTAAAACCAAGACAGTCACGTATGGCTGGCCCCACAAGATTTGGCAGCACTAGCACCTAATATGCTTCGAAGCTGAGAAGTAGGAGGGAGCAAAACCCCAGAACTGAGGCCTTGACCAAATCCTTTACAATATATATAGCCCTAGAAAAAGTTAACCCCTATGAAACTTGCTTCATTAAATTGACGCAAGATAGCACGATAGACAGATCAATCGAGAACGAAAACAAACCAAATACCCACAACAGATGAAGCATGATCCAAAGGACACGTTGGTTTCTAATTCATTGTAACATCACATGGATATCGCGCACCACTATTCACCAAAACTACATAATATCACTTCCTGTTAttgagaacaaaaaataaaatctcaaGTTCTCAAAAACCTCAATTCCATGAAGCAAGAGATGCGAGTACAGAATTACAACACAGCTGGAATCGAGTACAGGCCCTTACCAAATGATACCGTAAGCACCGCGGCCGACAGGACGTAGCATAGGTTACCGTAGACATTGTACTGGACGTAGCGTCCACCATGGGTGGGAGTTCCTCTGATATTTCCGCCCTCAGCTGATGAACCCAAGCCCGACTCCACAGACATGTCCCAGAATGGCTAGTTTGACCGGAGTAGAAACGACAACGCACCGTCATTGCTACAACCCAGGCATCCGCGGCCCTCGCAACGGCACGCCGCCAACACATATGGCGTCAATGGTAGCATGAATGAAACAATGGTGTCGGGCTAGGGTTTGGAGCACGGTTATTGACTATTACATACAAATATTGAACCAAAATTTGGCTCCGCATCGGAGCTCAAAGTTCTATTCTCTGGTTCCAAATTATGGGTTCAGCACCAAAAATGACTACTATTGAACTTGCTCTGAGGCctgaaaaatacacaaactGAGCAGCATCAAATTTATATGTAAATCAGTCTTTACATGCATGTATATGGAGATGAAGTAACGAGGCAAGGATACCTCGATTTGAGCTTCGGAAAGTAAGCGTTTGAGAGCTCTGGAGAAGCCATTGCGATCGGGGTAGCCGAGGACCGATTAGAGAAGAAGGGCTTCTGATCAGGATTCAGGGCTAGGGTTTCGCAGTTGCTGCATTGCTTCATCGTCGTCACCTTAGTGTTTCTCTCGGCGAGCAATACCTGGCGAGGCTTGAAAGCCAGTAGGGTTTGGTAATTAGGGTTCGTCTGCGCGCTTCCGCTGTTCTTTGTCTTGATCCAAGCCTGGTGTTGATTAGGGTTTTGGGAGAAAACATAAGATATGAGTATATCATTACTTTACCGACCCATATCCACACATTTAGCAAGAACTCCTGCCTCAAAAGAGAAAACCCCCAAAGTTGCCCGGAAATCAACTTTCTCCAATCTTGACCTTGCTGCCAGGGAATTAAAGCACTCGC
This genomic window contains:
- the LOC131334115 gene encoding uncharacterized protein LOC131334115 produces the protein MCWRRAVARAADAWVVAMTVRCRFYSGQTSHSGTCLWSRAWVHQLRAEISEELPPMVDATSSTMSTVTYATSCRPRCLRYHLNRQFQTIDSALLFLLRSEDLSAYCKLLKCFVVVSDNAPLLSSFYPDCRSSQHEVESDGGSDIWGLYGSWHKLKGDPSMCSEAHLKQVPAPWASSVPCQVRRIIFWLL